The region ACAGGTCAAGGTAGAAGCTGCCCAGCAATTCGCCGCTGTCGTTAAACAGGTCGAAGAAACGCACTTCCGGATGCCAGACGTCGACGCCCTGACGCGCTTTGGCGGTGATGCCGTAAATGCGTTTTACCACTTCGAACAGCCCTTCCAGTACGCGCGGTTCCGGGAAGTAAGGGCGCAGCAGCTCATCGCTGATGGAATACCGGTGCTGTTTCTGCTGTTCGGCGTAGTAGGTGATGTCCCACGGGTTCAGTTCCCCGACGCCGAAATGTTCTTTGGCGAACGCGCGCAGTTGCGCCAGTTCCTGTTCCCCCTGTGGTCGGGCGCGTTTGGCCAGATCGGTCAGGAAGTCCAGTACCTGCTGCGGGTTTTCCGCCATCTTGGTGGCCAGCGATTTGTCTGCGAAGCTGGCGAAGCCCAGCAACTGCGCCAGTTCATGGCGCAGCGCCAGCGTTTCCGCCATTAGGTCGCTGTTGTCCCACTTACCCGCGTTCGGGCCTTGCTCGGACGCACGGGTCACGTAGGCGCGGTACATCTCTTCGCGCAGCGCCTGATTGGAACAGTAGGTCATCACCGGCAGGTAACTCGGGATATCCAGCGTCAACAGCCAGCCTTGCTGCTCTTTGGCTTCCGCCAGCGCCTTGGCTGCCGCCAGGGCGCTTTCCGGCATACCGGCCAGTTCGTTGACGTCGGTGATCAGTTTGGTCCAGCCCATGGTGGCGTCCAGCACATTGTTGCTGAATTGCGAACCCAGTTCGGACAGACGGGAAGCGATGTCGCCGTAGCGTTTCTGTTGCTCCGGCGGCAGCGCAATCCCGGACAGCTCAAAGTCGCGCAGGGCGTTATCCACCGCTTTTTTCTGCGCCACGCTCAGGCCGGCGTAGTGCTCGCCGTCATGCAGGTCGCGGTAGGCGCGGTATAACCCGGCGTGCTGACCCACCCAGGTGCCGTATTCGGACAACAGCGGCAGACACTGTTCATAGGCGCTGCGCAGTTCCGGGCTGTTTTTGACTGAATTCAGGTGGCTGACCGGCGAGAAAATCCGCCCCAGCCGATCATCACTTTCCGCCAGCGGCTGACACAGGTTATCCCAGGTGAACGGGCCCGGCTGCGCTACGACGCGTTCGACAGTCTGACGACAGTCGTCCAGTGCGGCCTGCACGGCAGGAAGGATGTGTTCAATCTGGATCTGGGAGAACGGCGGCAGGGTAAACGAGGAAAGTAATGGATTGGTCATGGCACAGTCCTGAAATGTAGTGATGATGATTTAACATGGGGGGGAATGAGGGGAAAATCAATGGCCGGGGGCACAATCGCACAACACCACAATCACACAACACCACAATCACACAGCACCCTAATCGCACAACATCCTAATCGCGCCGCGCCAGCCGAAAAAAGCGTCGTTCATCGCAGCACAGGCGAAGGAGCTTAGGCTGCGTTACGCATCATTACGGGACACAACCTGGGATGACTGGTCATAACCGGCGTAAAACCATGCCACCAACGACGGGTTGCTGACATCGGTAAAGAACTCCGCCACGATATCGCGCATTAGCCCGTAACGGCGGCACAACTGCCCGGCTTCAAACGCAGCCTGCTGCCTGCCCCGTTGTGAGGCCCGTTGATGCGCGTAACCGCAGACGTAGCCGCGGCGGTAATCATCGCAGTAATGACGGATGTCGCTCATTGATTGCGGCGTGGAGGCTTGCAACCCTGCCAGAATACCGTCGCCAAAGTGGTTTTTCATGAAGGTCGTTTCCGGGTAGTCGATATATAAATGATTATATATCGAAAAAGTCCTGTTATTGCAGTACCGGATGACGGATCGCCGAGATTGTCGGGTTATTTTGCGTCGCTAACCGTTTATACTGTGGTAATTAGCGGCAAACGCGCCCCATTGACCGGAAATCCACACTTTATGCTGAGTTACCGCCACAGTTTTCATGCCGGCAATCATGCCGACGTGCTGAAACACACCGTCCAGAGCCTGATCATTACCGCGCTGAAAGAGAAGGACAAACCGTTCCTGTATCTGGATACGCATTCCGGCGCGGGCCGTTATCAGCTGCAGAGCGAGCACGCCGAGCGCACCGGCGAATACCTCGACGGCATTGGCCGCATCTGGCAGCGGGACGATATTCCGGCGGAACTGGAACCGTACATGCAAGTCGTGCGTTCCTATAATTCCGGCGACAAGCTGCGCTATTACCCTGGTTCGCCGCTGATTGCCCGCCAACTGCTGCGCGAGCAGGACAATATTCATCTCACCGAGCTGCACCCCTCCGATTTTCCGCTGTTGCGCCAGGAGTTTCTGCGTGACGACCGGGCGCGGGTGGTGCGCGAGGACGGCTACCAGCAGTTGAAAGCTCAGTTGCCGCCGCCGTCGCGTCGCGGGCTGATTCTGATCGACCCGCCGTATGAACTGAAAACCGATTATCAGGCGGTGGTGAACGGCATTCAGGAAGGCTATCGTCGCTTTGCCACCGGCGTGTTCGCGCTGTGGTATCCGGTGGTGCTGCGTCAGCATATCAAACGCCTGCTCAAAGACCTGGAAGGCACCGGTATCCGCCGTATCCTGCAAATCGAACTGGCGGTGCTGCCGGACAGCGATCGTCACGGCATGACCGCCTCCGGCATGATTGTCATCAACCCGCCGTGGAAGCTGGAATCCCAAATGAAAAGCGTGCTGCCGTGGCTGCATCAGGCGCTGGTGCCTGCCGGCACCGGCCACACGCGCGTTGAGTGGGTCGTGCCGGAATAAACCCTTTTCTATATTTTCTATATTGGCTCTAAGCACCTATTCATAGGCGCTTAGAGCTGCCCGACGCTATACCCGGAAGGTGGCGAGATCGGTGGCGACCTCGGTAGCCGGGAACAGCGTCTGACATTCCTGACGCAGCCGTTCCAGGTCCTCCTGACCGTAGCGGGCGCTGAAATGGGTGATGATCAACCGTTTGGCGCCGGCGTCCCGCGCGGCGGCGGCGGTTTGCAGGGTGGTGGAATGCCCGCGTTCGTTGGCGCGCTCCGCCATCGCCCCTTCCAGCGTGGCTTCGTGCACCATCACATCGACACCGGCGGCCAGTTTGAGCGCTTCCGGCGTCGGGCGGGTATCACCGAAGATCGCCAGCGACTTGCCCGGCAGGCCGGGGCCGACGTAATCCCAGCCGTTCAGCTCCCGCCCGTCGTCCAGCGTCACCGTTTCCCCGCGTTTTAACTGCTGGAAATAGGCACCGGGTTTGATGCCCTCCGCCGCCAGTTTATCCACATCCAGCGGACCCGGTTTGGGGCGCTCTTCAATGCGGTATCCCACGCAATACAGGGTGTGCGACAGTTCATGCGCCGTTACCCGCAACTGACGGTCCTCACACACCGTACCGGGAACGACCTCCACCACCTCCAGCGGATAAGTGAGCCAGGAGCCGCTCAGCGCAAGTGTGGTTTCGACGAAGGTTTTCAGCCCGGCCGGGCCGTAGAGCGTCAGCGGTGTTTCGATGCCCGCCATGGATCGCGAGCAAAGTAGGCCGGGCAGCCCGAACAGATGATCGCCGTGCAAATGGGTGATGAAAATCTTCTCCAGCTTGCCGGGTTTGACCGGGGTGCGCAGAATCTGGTGCTGGGTGCCTTCACCGCAGTCAAACAGCCAGAACGCCGGGCGAATGCCGTGCAGATCGAGCGCGATGCTGGTGACGTTACGCTCTTTGGTGGGCACGCCGGCGTTGGTGCCGAGAAAAATCAGTTCCATGCAACGCTCCGAAAATTAACCTGTTTTTTTCACACTGCGTCATTTTACCTATCGCACCGATTTTCAAAACCGTTGCGAACCGCTGCGCATTTCTTCATACAATCCCGCTTTCTGTCTTTGCCGGATACCGATTGCTGGCGTTACACTTTTCGTTGGCGTTACATTTTTCGCTGGCGTTATATCTCGTTGGCATTAGATTTTTTCGCCAGCGTTACACTGTGAATCGTATTTCGCATCGGCGCCAGCATCGGTGAGGCGGCGGGATACGGTCTATTTACCTTTATTGAACGTTTATCGAAAGCAAGCGTGGAGCCCTGATGACCAGACATTATGACTATCTCGCCATTGGTGGCGGCAGCGGCGGCATTGCCTCCATCAACCGTGCGGCCATGTACGGAAAAAAATGCGCGCTGATTGAAGCCAAATACCTGGGCGGCACCTGCGTCAATGTCGGGTGCGTGCCGAAAAAGGTGATGTGGCATGCGGCGCAAATCGCCGAAGCCATTCACCACTACGGGCCGGACTATGGTTTTGATGTCACCGTCAATCAGTTTAGCTGGGATACGTTGCTGAAAAACCGCAGCGCCTACATTGACCGTATCCACCAGTCTTACCATAACGTGTTGGGGAAAAATCAGGTCGAGGTGATTCAGGGCTTTGCCCGTTTCGTGGATGCGAAAACGGTGGAAGTGAACGGCGAGCGCATTACCGCCGACCATATCCTGATCGCTACCGGCGGCCGGCCGACGCGGCCGGTGATTCCCGGTGCGGAGTACGGCATTGATTCCGATGGTTTCTTTGCACTGACCGCGCTGCCGCAACGGGTTGCCGTGGTGGGTGCCGGTTATATCGCGGTGGAGATCGCCGGCGTGCTGAACGCGCTTGGCTCCGAGGTTCACCTGTTTGTGCGCAAGCATGCGCCGCTACGCCAGTTTGACCCGCTGATTGTGGACACGCTGGTGGAAGTGATGAATACCGAAGGCCCGGCGCTGCACACCGAGTCTATCCCCAAAACGGTGGTGAAAAACGCCGACGGCAGCCTGACGCTGCAACTGGAAAGCGGATACGAGCAAACCGTGGATTGCCTGATTTGGGCGATCGGCCGCGAACCGGCGAACGATAAGATCAATCTGGATGCGGCGGGCGTGGCGCTCAACAGCAAAGGCTACATCGTGGTGGATAAGTTCCAGAACACCACGGTGCCGGGCATTTACGCGGTGGGCGACAACACCGGCGCCGTTGAGCTGACGCCGGTCGCCGTGGCGGCAGGGCGTCGTCTGTCCGAACGCTTGTTCAACAACAAGCCGGACGAGCATCTGGATTACACCAATATCCCGACCGTGGTGTTCAGCCATCCGCCGATCGGCACCGTCGGGCTGACCGAGCCGCAGGCGCGCGAGCAGTACGGCGACGATCAGGTTAAGGTGTATAAGTCCGCGTTTACCGCCATGTACACCGCGGTGACGCAGCACCGTCAGCCGTGCCGCATGAAGCTGGTGTGCGTGGGGCCGGAAGAGAAAATCGTCGGCGTGCACGGCATCGGCTTCGGTATGGATGAAATCCTGCAGGGCTTTGCGGTGGCGGTGAAGATGGGCGCGACCAAAAAAGACTTCGACGACACGGTGGCGATTCATCCAACGGCGTCGGAAGAGTTTGTGACCATGCGATAACCCCGAAGCCGTGATGTGCTCACAGCGCGGTGACAATCAGGGTGAGGTAATCCTCACCCTGATTTATTGTCAGCCCTAAACCACCTCCTCGGGAAGTGGTGATTGTTTAAGGTCAGTAATACCCCAGCAGATTCCACCACACCAGCCCGACCGCAAAGGTCACGATGACATTGACCGTCACCACGCATAAATTGATTTTGTAAAACCGCGGTCGTTCAAAATAACCCTGAGCAAAATAAATCGGCCCCGGCCCACCGCCGTATTCGGTATTTCCCCACATCAGGTTGCTGAAAATACCAAAGCATATCGCCACCATGACCGGGGGTGCGCCTGCGGCAATCGCGGTAGCGGCAAAAGGCGCATACAGCGCGGCGACATGGCCGGTCGCGGTGGCGAAAAGGTAATGGACGTAAATATAGATCAACCCAAGTAAGACAAACGTGCCCATCGCGCCAAAGCCGTGAATGGCGCCGCCCATTTTAACCGTCATCCATTTGATGAAACCCAAATCGGACAGGCCGCCGGCCAGGCTGATGATCACGCTAAACCAAATGACGGTATCCCAGGCGGCCTGGTCTTTGAGCAGGGCTTTCCAGTCAACCGCGCGTGAGGCAAACAGATAGGCGGCAAGACCCAGCCCAACGGCGGTGGCCGAGAGCCCGGTAATCAGGCTGGTTCCCCAGCCAATCAGCGCCAGCAGAAATCCCAGCGCGACTTTTTTCTCGGCGGGCGTCATCGTTCCCAGTTCGGCGAGCGCCTGTTTCCCCATCTGTTTGGCTTCTGGGGTGCGCTTTAATTCGGGGTTGAGCAACTTGTAGACCAGCAGCGGCATCAGGCAGAAACACACCATGGCCGGCACCACCGCGGCGATAAACCAACTTCCCCAGGTGATTTCGACATTCAGCGAGGATTTCGCCAGGCTGCCCACCAGCGGATTCGCCGCCATGCCCGTCAGAAAAATGGCGCCGGTTATCGGGGTGAACTGGAAACAGACCATGATCAGGAAATCGCCGATTTTTTTCCCTGACTCACCCGGAGTAGAACCCAATACTTCATTGATGGAACGCACGATGGGGAAAATAATGCCCCCTGAGCGTGCGGTGACCGACGGCATGGCCGGCGCCATAATCAGGTCGGAAACCCCTAATGAATAGGCGATGCCCAGACTGCTGCCGCCGAATAATGACAGCATTTTATAGGCGATTCTTTTGCCGAGACCGGAGGTGACGAATCCCAGAGACAGAATATACGCGCAGAAGATTAACCAGACGGTTCCGCTGGAAAAGCCTGCCAGCGCTTTCGCTTCCGGCAGCGTCTGCGTAAAAATAACGACGCATAGCGCAATAATCATGACCGCGCCGGAGGGCAGCGGCTGGGTTAATATCGCGGCGATGGTGGCGAGAAAAATGGCAAACATATGCCATGCTTGCGGTGTTAATCCTTCGGGTACAGGGGAAAACCAGATTATGGTTCCCAATAACAGGGGAACCATAAAAGCGACGATTGATTTTCCCTTAGATGAATCAGATGACATCATCATCTCCTCAATCTTACGGGTTATTGGCTGGGGGGTTATTGCCGTTTGGCGGATTTTTCCAGCACCTGATCAACCATTTCCGGCGCAATGCCGAGGTAATTGACCGGGTCCGTCAATTGTTCGATTAATTCCGGTTTGAGGCGGCTTGATACCTGAGGCATGTCGTTCAGCACGTCGGCCAGGCGCCCGCCTTGCGTATTGACGATGCGGCAGGCGTCGTAAACCACGTCGTGCGCATCCTGCCGGCCCATGTAAGGCGCCAGCCCCATCATCACGGCTTCCGCCACGATCAGCCCTTTGGTCATATCGAGGTTTTTTGCCATCGCCTGTTCGTCGACAATCAGGCCGCTGAGCATGAATTTGGCCTGATTGAGCGCGCCGGCGGCCAGCACAAAGCTTTCCGGAATCGCGATCCATTCCGCGTGCCACGGGCCGGTGGCGCGTTCCAGATCTTGCACCATCGCATCCAGCATTAAGCCGGCGTGCTGGCGTACGCCTTTGGCGCAGGCGAGCATCAGTTCGCTGGAGATCGGATTACGTTTTTGCGGCATGGTGCTGCTGGCGCCGCGGCCTTTGACAAAGGGTTCGTACAGTTCGCCGAACTCGTTGGAGGCCAGCAGCATGACGTCATAGGCGATTTTCCCCAGCGATCCGGTGATGACGGCCAGCAAATTCACCGCTTCGGCGAAACCGTCGCGCGCCACATGCCAGGTGGAGGTCGGCACGCCCAGTTTCAGTTCTTCCATCATCGCTTTCTGCACCGCCAGACCTTTGTCGCCCAGCGACGCCAGCGTGCCGGCGGCGCCGGCGAATTCGCCGACCAGAATGCGCGGGCGTGCCTGCTCAAGGCGTTCAGCGTGGCGGTCAAACATATCCAGCCAGATAGCGGCCTTATAGCCGAAGGTGATGGGCAACGCCTGTTGCAGATGGGTTCTGCCCGCCATCGGGGTATTGCGATAGCGCCGCGCCAGATCGGCGAGGGTGTTACGCAGCGACCGGATATCCGCCTCGATCAGATCGAAGGCGTCGCGGATCTGCAACACCACCGCCGTATCCATGATGTCCTGCGTGGTCGCGCCCCAGTGCACGTAGCCGCCGGATGCCCCGGCCTGTTTCGAGATTTGATGGACCAGCGGTAAAATCGGGTAGCCGACGATTTCGGTTTCATGCCGCAGGAGGTCGAAATCCAGCGTGTCGGCGTTACAGGTCTTGGCGATCTCGTCGGCGGCTTGCTGTGGGATGACGCCGCAGCGGGCTTCGGCTTTCGCCAGCGCGATCTCAACTTCAACGTATTTTCGAATCAATTCATGGTCGTCAAAAATGGCGCGCATTTCCGGCGTGCCGAACGAGTCCCTGAACAGAATAGAATCAAGAACATTCGATGCCATAGTGAACCCTCCCGGGTGTGATTTAGTGATAGACTGACCGGCAACAGCGGTCTCGGTACGGTATGTCCGCGACGACCGATAAGGGTGATGAAAATGTCCGGACATATTTAAAATGTACGGACATTTATAGCGAGTGTACATAGCCAGCGGAAGTGTTTACTCACCGCTTTGTGATAGTGATCATTAATTTTTCGAAGAACGTATCTCTATGAAAGAGTCCCTCTATAAGCGGATTGCCCGTGAGCTGGCGCAGGACATCGTTTCCGGCAAGTACCCGGCAGGTTCGCTTTTCCCGACCGAAAAGGCGCTCTGTGAGGTGTATCAGGCCAGCCGGCATACTGTGCGGGAAGCCCTGCGCGAGCTTACCGAGCAAGGACTGATCTCAAGACGCAAAGGCGCCGGGACCCACGTCACCGATGCCAGGGACGGGAACACGAACCATCCGCTGGCAAACCTGGAAGATTTGCTGGCGCTGGCCAGGAATAATGTGCGGGTGGTGAAAAAGATTGATGAGATCGTCGCCGATTATGAATTGTCGCAAATCATCGGTTGTCCGCCGGGGTCGCGTTGGCTGCATATCGCGAGTATTCGGGAAGACAGTATCAAGCCGGACGCGCCGATTTGCTGGACGGACAGCTATGCCAGCGTTGCCTACGACAAGGTCAGGCGCCTCGTTCGTAGCGACCCGTTTTCGCTGATCAGCGATTTGATCGAAAGTCACTATGGCGTGCAAAGCAAGGAAGTACACCAGACCATTACGGCGGTTGGCGTGCCGGCTAAAATTGCGAAACAGCTGGGGGTGGAAACCGGGTCGCCGGCGTTGAAAATCATA is a window of Dickeya solani IPO 2222 DNA encoding:
- the prlC gene encoding oligopeptidase A; translated protein: MTNPLLSSFTLPPFSQIQIEHILPAVQAALDDCRQTVERVVAQPGPFTWDNLCQPLAESDDRLGRIFSPVSHLNSVKNSPELRSAYEQCLPLLSEYGTWVGQHAGLYRAYRDLHDGEHYAGLSVAQKKAVDNALRDFELSGIALPPEQQKRYGDIASRLSELGSQFSNNVLDATMGWTKLITDVNELAGMPESALAAAKALAEAKEQQGWLLTLDIPSYLPVMTYCSNQALREEMYRAYVTRASEQGPNAGKWDNSDLMAETLALRHELAQLLGFASFADKSLATKMAENPQQVLDFLTDLAKRARPQGEQELAQLRAFAKEHFGVGELNPWDITYYAEQQKQHRYSISDELLRPYFPEPRVLEGLFEVVKRIYGITAKARQGVDVWHPEVRFFDLFNDSGELLGSFYLDLYAREHKRGGAWMDDCVGRLGKANGELQKPVAYLTCNFNRPINGKPALFTHDEVTTLFHEFGHGLHHMLTRIDTAGVSGINGVPWDAVELPSQFMENWCWEPDALAFISGHYETGEPLPQAMLDKMLAAKNYQAALFILRQLELGLFDFRLHAGYDPAKGARVLETLAEVKAQVSVVKSPEWNRFTHSFSHIFAGGYAAGYYSYLWADVLAADAFSRFEEEGIFNRDTGLSFLENILSRGGSEEPMVLFKRFRGREPKLDAMLKHYGIQE
- a CDS encoding DUF2623 domain-containing protein; the encoded protein is MKNHFGDGILAGLQASTPQSMSDIRHYCDDYRRGYVCGYAHQRASQRGRQQAAFEAGQLCRRYGLMRDIVAEFFTDVSNPSLVAWFYAGYDQSSQVVSRNDA
- a CDS encoding 23S rRNA (adenine(2030)-N(6))-methyltransferase RlmJ; this translates as MLSYRHSFHAGNHADVLKHTVQSLIITALKEKDKPFLYLDTHSGAGRYQLQSEHAERTGEYLDGIGRIWQRDDIPAELEPYMQVVRSYNSGDKLRYYPGSPLIARQLLREQDNIHLTELHPSDFPLLRQEFLRDDRARVVREDGYQQLKAQLPPPSRRGLILIDPPYELKTDYQAVVNGIQEGYRRFATGVFALWYPVVLRQHIKRLLKDLEGTGIRRILQIELAVLPDSDRHGMTASGMIVINPPWKLESQMKSVLPWLHQALVPAGTGHTRVEWVVPE
- the rnz gene encoding ribonuclease Z, whose amino-acid sequence is MELIFLGTNAGVPTKERNVTSIALDLHGIRPAFWLFDCGEGTQHQILRTPVKPGKLEKIFITHLHGDHLFGLPGLLCSRSMAGIETPLTLYGPAGLKTFVETTLALSGSWLTYPLEVVEVVPGTVCEDRQLRVTAHELSHTLYCVGYRIEERPKPGPLDVDKLAAEGIKPGAYFQQLKRGETVTLDDGRELNGWDYVGPGLPGKSLAIFGDTRPTPEALKLAAGVDVMVHEATLEGAMAERANERGHSTTLQTAAAARDAGAKRLIITHFSARYGQEDLERLRQECQTLFPATEVATDLATFRV
- the gorA gene encoding glutathione-disulfide reductase encodes the protein MTRHYDYLAIGGGSGGIASINRAAMYGKKCALIEAKYLGGTCVNVGCVPKKVMWHAAQIAEAIHHYGPDYGFDVTVNQFSWDTLLKNRSAYIDRIHQSYHNVLGKNQVEVIQGFARFVDAKTVEVNGERITADHILIATGGRPTRPVIPGAEYGIDSDGFFALTALPQRVAVVGAGYIAVEIAGVLNALGSEVHLFVRKHAPLRQFDPLIVDTLVEVMNTEGPALHTESIPKTVVKNADGSLTLQLESGYEQTVDCLIWAIGREPANDKINLDAAGVALNSKGYIVVDKFQNTTVPGIYAVGDNTGAVELTPVAVAAGRRLSERLFNNKPDEHLDYTNIPTVVFSHPPIGTVGLTEPQAREQYGDDQVKVYKSAFTAMYTAVTQHRQPCRMKLVCVGPEEKIVGVHGIGFGMDEILQGFAVAVKMGATKKDFDDTVAIHPTASEEFVTMR
- a CDS encoding DASS family sodium-coupled anion symporter, with product MSSDSSKGKSIVAFMVPLLLGTIIWFSPVPEGLTPQAWHMFAIFLATIAAILTQPLPSGAVMIIALCVVIFTQTLPEAKALAGFSSGTVWLIFCAYILSLGFVTSGLGKRIAYKMLSLFGGSSLGIAYSLGVSDLIMAPAMPSVTARSGGIIFPIVRSINEVLGSTPGESGKKIGDFLIMVCFQFTPITGAIFLTGMAANPLVGSLAKSSLNVEITWGSWFIAAVVPAMVCFCLMPLLVYKLLNPELKRTPEAKQMGKQALAELGTMTPAEKKVALGFLLALIGWGTSLITGLSATAVGLGLAAYLFASRAVDWKALLKDQAAWDTVIWFSVIISLAGGLSDLGFIKWMTVKMGGAIHGFGAMGTFVLLGLIYIYVHYLFATATGHVAALYAPFAATAIAAGAPPVMVAICFGIFSNLMWGNTEYGGGPGPIYFAQGYFERPRFYKINLCVVTVNVIVTFAVGLVWWNLLGYY
- a CDS encoding class-II fumarase/aspartase family protein, whose amino-acid sequence is MASNVLDSILFRDSFGTPEMRAIFDDHELIRKYVEVEIALAKAEARCGVIPQQAADEIAKTCNADTLDFDLLRHETEIVGYPILPLVHQISKQAGASGGYVHWGATTQDIMDTAVVLQIRDAFDLIEADIRSLRNTLADLARRYRNTPMAGRTHLQQALPITFGYKAAIWLDMFDRHAERLEQARPRILVGEFAGAAGTLASLGDKGLAVQKAMMEELKLGVPTSTWHVARDGFAEAVNLLAVITGSLGKIAYDVMLLASNEFGELYEPFVKGRGASSTMPQKRNPISSELMLACAKGVRQHAGLMLDAMVQDLERATGPWHAEWIAIPESFVLAAGALNQAKFMLSGLIVDEQAMAKNLDMTKGLIVAEAVMMGLAPYMGRQDAHDVVYDACRIVNTQGGRLADVLNDMPQVSSRLKPELIEQLTDPVNYLGIAPEMVDQVLEKSAKRQ
- a CDS encoding GntR family transcriptional regulator, which produces MKESLYKRIARELAQDIVSGKYPAGSLFPTEKALCEVYQASRHTVREALRELTEQGLISRRKGAGTHVTDARDGNTNHPLANLEDLLALARNNVRVVKKIDEIVADYELSQIIGCPPGSRWLHIASIREDSIKPDAPICWTDSYASVAYDKVRRLVRSDPFSLISDLIESHYGVQSKEVHQTITAVGVPAKIAKQLGVETGSPALKIIRRYLDRNGETFETTISIHPAGRYTCSIVLKHHDGNG